A region of the Melitaea cinxia chromosome 1, ilMelCinx1.1, whole genome shotgun sequence genome:
aaacgtttttattcttaacaaattacaaaaataattttattatgtcattttttaatcaaaatcatttacacagtattttagtacgtttaaattttaaaagtgaataaaaaaatttaataagatgAGTGCTCCATTTTACAGTTACGATCCTTGCGTGTGTACTGGCATGCCTTGTGGAGCTTGCTACCCATTCTCGACTAAGCTTTGTGTAGGATCACATAATGATTTGCGTCCGTGCTCGGTTTGTCCAGGCGGAGGATGTTCTCCTTGTCCAGCGCCTGTTCGTCCCTGTCCTTCGCCATGCGTACATCCACCCGTCCTACCTTTCTTGCCTCCTTACCCGCCATGTGACAAGGTATTTACTAttgtttaacttttaataatctATCAATAAgtgatatttgaaattattcagAAGAaagccatttttttatatattccacTTACAGCCTTCAAATCCAGTTCCAACTCCAAAGAAAATGTGCAATTCGATAGCAATTCCTTGCTGTAGGCCAAATCGTTGTAAACCTTGTCCCTGTTATTGCTGCACAGAACCTGGCATTTGTTCATCTAAAAAGTGCAGTTACCCAGGGGTTCCCGTATGTGGTTCTAACTGCGGACCATGCATGCCTGTATGGTAAGCAAGAAACCGATATTGAATACGTTTTTTCCATAAACATATATTTGAGCATACATAatggattaataaaataatgatggtttaaatatttcgtttgatttatacatatttttttacaatataacgttaatttaaagTGTGAATAAATCGCTCTTCGTACAAAGGGaccacaataaataaattaataaaaaatttagaagactaccataacaaaatataaaaattgttttttttttaagtactcaTATTCTTTTTCTGATAATATATGTGTCACTAGAACAGTATTATAACAGATGTTTTAGTTATCCCTGTTAATAAAATAGTACAAAAGACCCTTTTGCACTGAAAATTTTACCTACAAttgtacaatttatataaaacaaactagattataattataaaacaaaaattaaaacaaaaaattaacagacaataattatgttttcttgCAAGTGAGACAAGCGCacattaccgtagtttatagacgtctgcaacaccagaagcatcgtaagcacATTGCCGACCCCTACAGccaatccaaaaaaaaacaaattttaaaaattctaaattctAGGAGCTCtgggtcaccttactaaccaatAGAAATACAACCCTGCTGAAAGCAAAAGTTGTTTAATACTTCCATAATATGACATGTTGTTAATAAGAATATATAGCATTAATTCAAATGATTGATTTttgcaaataatattataataattttccgtattattaacatgaaaaaaatgataaaaaatatatcgtttttgattgattattttattgatttaggtAAAAATATCTGATTACTTTAAGATTATctgataataaaatactataaataagtCAACATTGATAATATACATATTGTGTTATTAATTTCGGTTAATAGAACTAATGAAATAAACATGCGTTCCTTAATTTTTCTTGTTACATTGTGCTTAACATCAGCTGTTTTGggtgagaaaataaatttattattaaatattattttttagagtTAGACCTATTTCagctattataatttatattgttacaaataacacatcttaatatatataaatctcgtgtcacaatgtttgtccgcgatgaactcttaaactacttaaccgattttaatcaaatttgcacaccgtgtgcagtttgatccaacttgaaagatagggtatattttgttttgatatatgtaattattatatttaaaaaaaaaataaggtgatacgaagtttgccaggtcagctagtatttaataaattatgacaAGTTacatgttttacattttttaaaatctaattgaTAAAACTAGTGGTTGCCCAGAGGTCGTAgtttgaccataattaaaaatttaaatgaaagaaaaccaaaaaataataaaaataaaaaaaacatttttttaattttcaatttgaatacaacgtagatcgatgaaaaaatactcaagtaactgcgcgttatcaaagattactcaaaaagtagttatcagatctcaatgaaatttatatgtgaccacatgacaaacatcagctttcgatcaaattaaaaattattaaaatcgggacacccagtaaaaagttattgcggattttcaagaagttccctcgatttctctgggatcccaatatcagatcctagtttccttatcatggtaccaaactagggatatctcctttccaacaaaaaacaattatcaaaatcagtacatccagtagaaagttatgcggtataatacaacgtaggtcgacgaaaaaagcatcaagtaaaaacgcattattagatatagcttgaaaagtagtcgttagatctcaaataaatttaaatgggaccaattggcacacaccacctttcgattaaaagaaaatttgtcgaaatcgctccacccagtcaaaagttctgatgtaacatacactaaaaaaaaaatacagtcgaattgagaacctcctcctttcttggaagtcggttaaaaagagcatatatgcatgtgtgtatgtcaaatacatggtagtgtatatttaatgctttttattattgatttactaTATTTCTatccataatttaaaaaaaaatgacattctgcactcctttatataaactataagggtataaaattttacaatccTCCGTCATCgcattttcgtaaaaagtatATCAAATTAATTCAGAGTATTTGtcattatatttaagtattgtatattaaaatatttgaataagttataagatatatatatatatatatataatgtaatgtaattaaaatatggaTTCGTTGTGTGATTGTATTTGAATaagttataagatatatatatctataatatatataaacgcgaaaggtcattcatcacgaaatctccgaaactataacacctacaaacttgaaatttggcaggtaggctccttataagacgtaggcatccgctaagaacggattttacgaaactcgacccctaagggggtgaaatgggggttgcaagttcgtataaacgtcctatgattttgaagtaagagacttgaaatttaaaatgtatgctctatagatgatgagaaggtgttcaaataatatgtctttagaaatcaactcccttttggggttgaatcgggggatggtaggtcgactcactcatcacgaagtctccgaaactataacacctacaaacttgaaatttggcaggaaggcttcttatagagtgtaaacatccgctaagaacggattttacgaaattcaacccctaaggggataaaacgggggttggaagtttgtaggaaagtcctatgtttttgaagtaagagacttgaaatttaaaatgtatgtatagatagtaaaaaggtatccaaataatgtatctttagaaatcaactcgtttttggggttaaaacgggggaatggtaggttgactcactcatcacgaaatctccgaaactataacggttataaacttaaaatttgtcaggtaggtttcttacAAGGCGTAggcatccactaagaacggactTTTACggaacttgacccctaaggggataaaacgggggttggaagtttgtatgaaagccctatgtttttgaagtaagagacttgaaatttaaaatgtatactctgtagatggtgaggaggtgtccaaataatgcatcttaatctataatatatataaaagcgaaatgtcacttactcatcacgaaatctccgaaactataccacctataaacttgaaatttgacaagtaggctctttataggacgtaaacatccgctaagaacggattttacgaaactcgacaagtaaaggggtaaaacgggggttgcaagtttgtatgaaagttctatgtttttgaagtaagagacttgaaatttaaaatgtatgctctatagatggtgaaaaggtgtccaaatactgtatctttagaaatcaacccccttttggggttaaaacgggggatggtaggttgactcactcatcacgaaatctccgaaactataacacctacaagcttgaaatttggcaggtaggttccttacaAGGCGTAGACATTttttaagaactgattttatgaaattcgacccttaagggggtaaaacgggggttgaaagtttgtgtgaaagtcccatgtttttgaagtaagagacttgagatttaaaatgtataccttatagatgatgagaaggtgtccaaataatgtatcttagaaatcaactctctttttgagttaaaacgggagatggtaggttgactcacttatcacgaaacctccaaaactataacagctataaacttgaaatttggcaggtacgttccttatagggcgtagacattcgttaaTCTAAAGGAATAAAACGgaggtcggaagtttgtatgaaagtcttatgtttttgaagtaagagactttaaatttaaaatatatgctctatagatggtgaggaggtgtccaaataatgcatcgtaatctataaatataaaagagaaaggtcactaactcactcatcacgagaactcaaaaaccgctggatggtctatccatccaggttggacaaagataaaatttggcacggaggtagattatagttagcagacgtccgctaagaacggattttacgatattccaccgctaagggggtttaatggggttgatagtttgtatgaaacatatacagcctgaaaataaaactaaaaatgtggtgtatagtgCCACCCGACACATTGACGGAAAAAGTTGCCCGGCTATTTCGGAATACAATGTGccgttgacaaaaaaaatagtgatataTCTTTAGGGCTAGgaccaaatacaaattttaagcaggtaggaaaaaaaaaagatttaaataataaaccaactaGATATTCAACATTAAGGTAgtttaatttccatttttttacacttaccctcatgtaacaaaatataataaataagcctaCCTAGCTAACCCCAAAACCATCACTtcagaaattacaatttaaacaaatactaaggttgctcagtcgtagagagaaggttcttaatatatttactacattaaaaaaaaaatacgtgatgAGTATAATTG
Encoded here:
- the LOC123653392 gene encoding sperm mitochondrial-associated cysteine-rich protein-like, with amino-acid sequence MSAPFYSYDPCVCTGMPCGACYPFSTKLCVGSHNDLRPCSVCPGGGCSPCPAPVRPCPSPCVHPPVLPFLPPYPPCDKPSNPVPTPKKMCNSIAIPCCRPNRCKPCPCYCCTEPGICSSKKCSYPGVPVCGSNCGPCMPVW